The following are encoded in a window of Amycolatopsis lexingtonensis genomic DNA:
- a CDS encoding tetratricopeptide repeat protein, with product MSVDNTVTGTVGAVVQANTIRGGVHWHVDAPIELPKPRQLPASTRDFVGRAAQLDELNNVLVEDDRPGTVIVSAIDGAAGIGKTTLALTWAHQAADRFPDGQLYVNLRGFEPTAAPMPPEEALRGFLTAFRIPADTIPADLQALSALYRSLLAGRRLLVVLDNARDSEQVRPLLPGSDSCAVIVTSRNRLTELVVRDSARLVTLDMLSPDDARELLARQLGDGRVAAEPEAVTSLVRSCAGLPLALTIAAARGAADPRFPLTVLADELQDEQSRLDSLETGDPRTDLESVFSWSYRSLPPPAAGLFRCLGVHAGADLGLEAIRTLTDVSAVQARALVSKLVRANLAEQYLPGRYRMHDLLRLYARRLAVPDDSAALARMYAWYRDRVVAAVSWLHPGLAGDRCFPTCSEAVSWLETECGNLVAIILDERHSEFAVELACLLVPFFHERRNFDDWSRTLVAALRKAEVDRKGMVGVHVSFLEAVSHTHINLGDERLGAVSADDVEALVWVARTHLASARGSQAKEAATTALIRGRERDDLRAEGWALTVLADVCTYQLLFDETADALEQALAIWRRLSDRWFEAEALMRRAKADRKCSQITHALECLDRAYSIYDSFGDLAGKAQATCLRGSIVGQFGDARQAYECQVRAHRFAVDAKDLRLEVQVLEELCLAARRGGKIAAFQEHHDRWAAVADALGDPEGPVIASTELGEVYSRLGDHARAISLLCEQRQRACGLRVEVEGRTVGALGRAYGRQGRFAEALRCFSEIEELFAEHSELLEVALQGPMDVYWQAGRLVDAIVCARRRIVLSQGRSDPGRECWAWDDLGLTLADCGRYQEAIAVHTRALDLRSAMGVDSYRRGWGFVHIAWVHFDAGRFDDALLNFGEALSVRQNTGNRFGVHQILGMIAEVHIARLEFDAARPLVEQVMRLPSVVTEPAVEALRGLLRSYSASYGFEEFEACYRRVLPVARFLGDSYVEFVIRRLAAKARLRAGRSAEALELLRCGLDLAEAVTDFAAAAELRAELVVALTGLRRFAEAESEVVQAIRAAQLVESEADHARFLSLCGQIYRKQGRYDEARKAFVAGVAICDRNGHPAKAELLAGLAETCLDAGDPGGAVDAQRSCLELDRAAGDDRRVAVTLAKLAEAHGAAVERRAAGQCLDESVTLARQLEDPRAAATAFGVCARAAQTLGMFDQAERHLVEQGQRSSAVFDLATEAKSFADRAEHHRRAGRHAAARELHQRSLALRQELGDPLGIADQLRNLGLVSVELGLLDEAAGFLTESYAMARDLGDTARLADACREFVALHTRRGDARQGGQLLARCRSLYQRLGDRVELGRLPARVGES from the coding sequence GTGTCCGTCGACAACACCGTCACCGGGACGGTCGGTGCGGTGGTGCAGGCGAACACGATCCGGGGCGGCGTGCACTGGCACGTCGACGCGCCGATCGAACTCCCGAAACCGCGGCAGCTTCCCGCCTCGACACGCGATTTCGTCGGGCGCGCGGCCCAGCTGGACGAGCTGAACAATGTGCTCGTCGAAGACGATCGGCCGGGAACCGTCATCGTCTCCGCGATCGACGGTGCGGCCGGCATCGGCAAAACCACCTTGGCCCTCACCTGGGCACACCAGGCGGCCGACCGCTTTCCGGACGGCCAGTTGTACGTCAACCTGCGCGGTTTCGAGCCCACCGCGGCGCCGATGCCGCCGGAAGAGGCGCTCCGGGGTTTCCTCACCGCGTTTCGCATTCCCGCGGACACCATTCCCGCGGATCTGCAGGCGTTGTCGGCGCTCTACCGCAGCCTGCTGGCCGGGCGGCGGCTCTTGGTCGTGCTGGACAACGCCCGGGACAGCGAACAGGTGAGACCCTTGTTGCCGGGCAGTGACTCGTGCGCGGTCATCGTCACCAGCCGCAACCGGCTCACCGAACTGGTGGTGCGGGACAGCGCGCGGCTCGTCACCCTCGACATGCTCTCCCCGGACGATGCACGCGAGCTCCTCGCGCGGCAGCTCGGCGACGGGCGGGTGGCCGCCGAACCGGAGGCGGTCACCTCCCTGGTCCGGTCCTGCGCCGGATTGCCGCTGGCGCTGACCATCGCCGCCGCGCGCGGCGCCGCGGACCCGCGGTTCCCGCTGACCGTCCTCGCCGACGAACTGCAGGACGAGCAGAGCAGGCTCGACAGCCTGGAGACCGGAGACCCGCGAACCGATCTCGAATCGGTGTTCTCGTGGTCGTACCGGTCCCTGCCGCCGCCGGCGGCCGGGTTGTTCCGCTGCCTGGGTGTCCATGCGGGAGCCGACCTCGGTCTCGAAGCGATCCGGACCCTGACGGACGTGTCGGCCGTGCAGGCGAGGGCGCTGGTTTCGAAGCTGGTGCGGGCGAACCTCGCGGAGCAATACCTGCCGGGCCGGTACCGGATGCACGACCTGCTGCGCCTCTACGCCAGGCGTCTGGCTGTCCCGGATGATTCCGCTGCCTTGGCACGGATGTACGCGTGGTATCGCGACCGCGTGGTCGCCGCGGTTTCGTGGCTCCACCCGGGGTTGGCGGGCGATCGCTGTTTCCCCACCTGCAGCGAAGCCGTCTCCTGGCTCGAAACGGAGTGCGGCAACCTGGTTGCGATCATCCTGGACGAGCGACATTCCGAATTCGCGGTCGAACTGGCTTGTCTGCTCGTCCCTTTCTTTCACGAGCGTCGCAACTTCGACGACTGGTCCCGGACCTTGGTCGCGGCTTTACGCAAGGCCGAAGTTGACCGGAAGGGCATGGTCGGCGTCCATGTGAGCTTCCTGGAAGCTGTGTCGCACACGCATATCAACCTCGGGGACGAGCGACTTGGGGCAGTGTCGGCCGACGACGTGGAGGCCCTCGTGTGGGTCGCGAGGACACACCTCGCGTCAGCGCGCGGTAGTCAGGCGAAGGAAGCCGCGACAACGGCTTTGATCCGGGGACGGGAGAGGGACGATCTGCGCGCTGAAGGCTGGGCCCTGACGGTACTCGCCGACGTATGCACCTATCAGCTGCTGTTCGACGAGACGGCCGATGCCCTCGAACAGGCGTTGGCGATCTGGCGGCGGCTCTCGGATCGCTGGTTCGAAGCTGAGGCGCTGATGCGGAGGGCCAAGGCTGACCGCAAGTGCAGCCAGATCACCCACGCACTCGAATGTCTCGATCGTGCGTATTCGATCTATGATTCCTTCGGCGACTTGGCTGGTAAGGCACAGGCCACCTGCCTTCGTGGCAGCATCGTGGGTCAGTTCGGCGATGCGAGGCAGGCTTACGAATGTCAGGTGCGTGCGCACCGCTTCGCGGTCGACGCGAAAGATCTCCGTTTGGAAGTTCAGGTTCTCGAAGAACTGTGCCTTGCGGCGCGGCGTGGTGGGAAGATCGCGGCGTTCCAGGAACACCACGACCGGTGGGCGGCGGTCGCCGACGCGCTCGGAGACCCCGAAGGTCCGGTGATCGCGTCGACGGAACTCGGTGAGGTGTACTCCAGGCTCGGCGACCACGCGCGCGCGATTTCCTTGCTGTGCGAACAACGTCAGCGAGCCTGCGGTCTTCGCGTCGAAGTCGAAGGACGGACGGTCGGCGCTCTCGGGCGCGCCTACGGTCGACAGGGTCGCTTTGCCGAGGCACTTCGCTGCTTTTCGGAAATTGAAGAGCTGTTCGCGGAACACAGTGAACTCCTCGAGGTCGCACTGCAGGGGCCCATGGACGTCTACTGGCAAGCCGGCCGCCTCGTCGACGCCATCGTTTGCGCAAGGCGTCGTATTGTGCTGAGCCAGGGCAGGAGTGATCCCGGGCGCGAATGCTGGGCCTGGGACGACTTGGGTCTCACTCTTGCTGATTGCGGACGATATCAGGAGGCGATCGCGGTGCACACCCGTGCGCTGGATCTCAGGTCGGCGATGGGCGTGGATTCCTATCGACGAGGCTGGGGATTCGTCCACATCGCATGGGTACACTTCGACGCGGGACGATTCGATGATGCTCTGTTGAACTTCGGCGAAGCACTCTCGGTCCGCCAAAATACGGGAAACCGATTCGGCGTCCACCAGATATTAGGGATGATCGCCGAGGTTCACATCGCGCGGCTCGAATTCGACGCCGCACGGCCTCTTGTCGAACAGGTCATGCGATTACCATCGGTGGTGACCGAGCCTGCAGTAGAGGCTTTGCGGGGATTGCTTCGAAGCTATTCCGCCAGCTACGGGTTCGAGGAGTTCGAGGCTTGCTATCGGCGTGTCCTGCCGGTGGCGCGGTTCCTCGGAGACTCGTATGTGGAATTTGTGATCCGACGACTCGCCGCCAAGGCCAGGCTCAGGGCGGGGCGAAGTGCGGAAGCCCTCGAATTGCTCCGTTGCGGTCTCGACCTCGCTGAGGCAGTGACGGACTTCGCCGCCGCGGCGGAGCTTCGCGCCGAGCTCGTCGTCGCATTGACCGGCCTTCGGCGATTCGCCGAAGCCGAATCTGAGGTGGTGCAGGCGATCCGAGCGGCGCAACTGGTGGAGAGTGAAGCCGATCATGCGAGGTTCCTGAGCCTTTGCGGGCAGATCTACCGGAAACAGGGCCGATACGACGAGGCGCGAAAAGCCTTCGTCGCCGGCGTGGCCATCTGTGACCGCAACGGCCATCCGGCGAAGGCGGAACTCTTGGCCGGGCTGGCCGAGACTTGTCTCGACGCCGGCGATCCGGGAGGTGCGGTCGATGCACAGCGTTCGTGCCTCGAGCTGGACCGTGCGGCGGGTGATGACCGCAGGGTCGCCGTCACCCTTGCCAAGCTGGCCGAAGCTCACGGTGCGGCTGTCGAACGCCGGGCAGCCGGACAATGCCTGGACGAGAGCGTCACCTTGGCGCGTCAGCTGGAGGACCCGCGTGCCGCGGCTACCGCGTTCGGTGTGTGCGCGCGGGCCGCGCAAACCTTGGGGATGTTCGACCAAGCCGAGCGGCACCTTGTCGAGCAGGGGCAACGCAGCAGTGCTGTCTTCGATCTGGCGACCGAGGCGAAGTCGTTCGCGGACCGCGCCGAACACCATCGCCGGGCCGGTCGGCACGCGGCGGCGCGTGAGCTTCATCAGCGGAGCCTGGCGTTGCGGCAGGAGCTCGGAGATCCACTCGGCATCGCCGATCAGCTTCGGAACCTGGGCCTGGTCTCCGTCGAACTCGGCCTGCTCGACGAAGCGGCCGGCTTCCTGACCGAGAGCTACGCCATGGCCAGGGACCTCGGTGATACCGCACGCCTCGCGGACGCCTGTCGGGAATTCGTGGCCTTGCACACTCGCCGAGGCGACGCTCGGCAAGGCGGCCAACTGCTCGCTCGATGTCGATCGCTGTACCAGCGGCTGGGTGACCGGGTGGAACTGGGAAGGCTGCCGGCTCGCGTCGGTGAATCGTGA
- a CDS encoding TetR/AcrR family transcriptional regulator, translated as MADHGLRERKKQATRQLISNVATGLFIQRGFDQVTVAEIAEAAGVSKMTVFNYFPRKEDLFLDRHAERLAELTAVLTSRPAGVSPCAALRSHQHALLASGHPLSGAIAGGPGFWWVLTSSPALMARWYEQEREIASAFTEVFVAETGDAFRSRMVAGLLTTAIATIFSHAMERIIAGEDADVVRREQVAFIDEAFDLVEKGVGDFPG; from the coding sequence ATGGCGGATCACGGACTGCGCGAGCGCAAGAAGCAGGCAACACGCCAGCTGATCTCGAACGTGGCCACCGGCCTCTTCATCCAGCGCGGCTTCGACCAGGTGACGGTGGCGGAGATCGCCGAAGCGGCGGGCGTGTCGAAGATGACGGTGTTCAACTACTTCCCCCGCAAGGAGGACCTGTTCCTCGACCGCCACGCGGAGCGCCTGGCGGAGTTGACGGCGGTGCTCACCTCCCGCCCGGCGGGGGTGTCGCCGTGCGCGGCTCTGCGCTCGCACCAGCACGCACTGCTGGCTTCGGGGCATCCCCTGTCCGGCGCCATCGCCGGCGGCCCGGGCTTCTGGTGGGTGCTGACCTCGAGCCCGGCGCTGATGGCGCGGTGGTACGAGCAGGAGCGGGAGATCGCTTCGGCGTTCACGGAGGTGTTCGTCGCGGAGACGGGCGACGCTTTCCGCTCCCGGATGGTGGCGGGATTGCTGACGACGGCGATCGCGACGATCTTTTCGCACGCGATGGAGCGGATCATCGCGGGGGAGGACGCGGACGTGGTGCGGCGGGAGCAGGTGGCGTTCATCGACGAGGCGTTCGACCTGGTGGAGAAAGGCGTCGGTGATTTCCCGGGCTAG